In one window of Oncorhynchus kisutch isolate 150728-3 linkage group LG16, Okis_V2, whole genome shotgun sequence DNA:
- the LOC109906361 gene encoding butyrophilin subfamily 1 member A1-like isoform X3 encodes MGCCGSKPEEQSSDSTAEQENPLQTGTQFKPSPKKDASARSIKETAKFDINQARSHEVDVSLDVDTAHPKLKIHGNSLQWTNESPQRKIEVENCFDEEPFVLGKMGSPLKTYWEVNVKEKDDWVLGVAKETADRKGPLAFSPTNGFWVIRLSNGQRLKAMEDEEHVLDKGIPDKVGIYLDYQEKKVTFFNAEEGSLIYSFINGPSYQDDVRPLFSPWNNDAKPITILPITAT; translated from the exons ATGG GATGTTGTGGCTCAAAACCAGAAGAACAGA GTTCTGACTCAACTGCAGAGCAAGAAAACCCTTTACAGACAGGAACTCAGTTCAAACCATCTCCTAAGAAAG ATGCATCAGCAAGATCCATCAAGGAGACTGCAAAGTTCG ATATAAATCAAGCACGCTCACATGAAG TGGATGTTAGTCTGGATGTGGACACTGCTCACCCTAAGCTGAAGATACATGGGAACTCACTACAGTGGACTAATGAATCACCACAGAGAAAAATTGAAGTTGAAAACTGTTTTGATGAAGAGCCTTTTGTGTTGGGCAAAATGGGCAGTCCTTTGAAGACTTACTGGGAGGTGAATGTGAAGGAGAAGGATGACTGGGTGCTTGGCGTTGCCAAGGAAACGGCTGACAGGAAGGGGCCGTTGGCTTTCAGTCCAACTAATGGATTCTGGGTAATCAGACTATCCAATGGGCAAAGACTTAAAGCCATGGAGGATGAAGAACACGTTCTTGACAAAGGTATTCCAGATAAAGTTGGTATCTATCTAGATTATCAGGAAAAGAAGGTGACTTTCTTTAATGCAGAAGAAGGTTCGCTCATCTACTCATTTATCAATGGACCAAGTTATCAGGATGATGTCCGCCCACTTTTCTCACCCTGGAACAACGATGCAAAACCAATCACAATTTTGCCCATCACAGCAACATAG
- the LOC109906364 gene encoding butyrophilin subfamily 1 member A1-like isoform X3, with protein sequence MGCFESKTEGENKENPSQSETQLKLSPEKDINQARSHEVDVTLDVDTAHPKLKIHGNSLQWIDESPQRNIDIENCFDEEPFVLGKMGSPLKTYWEVNVKEKEDWVLGVAKAMANRKGPLAFSPTNGFWVIRLSNGQRLKAMEDEEHVLDKGIPDKVGIYLDYQERKVTFFNADEDSLIYSFINGPSYQDDVLPLFSPWNNDAKPITILPITAT encoded by the exons ATGG GATGTTTTGAATCaaaaacagaaggagaga ACAAAGAAAACCCTTCACAGTCAGAAACTCAGCTCAAACTATCTCCAGAAAAAG ATATAAATCAAGCACGCTCACATGAAG TGGATGTTACTCTGGATGTGGACACAGCTCACCCTAAGCTGAAGATACATGGGAACTCACTACAGTGGATAGATGAATCACCACAGAGAAACATTGACATTGAGAACTGTTTTGATGAAGAGCCTTTTGTGTTGGGCAAAATGGGCAGTCCTTTGAAGACTTACTGGGAGGTGAATGTGAAGGAGAAGGAAGACTGGGTGCTTGGCGTTGCCAAGGCAATGGCTAACAGGAAGGGGCCGTTGGCTTTCAGTCCAACTAATGGATTCTGGGTAATCAGACTATCCAATGGGCAAAGACTTAAAGCCATGGAGGATGAAGAACACGTTCTTGACAAAGGTATTCCAGATAAAGTTGGTATCTATCTAGATTATCAGGAAAGGAAGGTGACTTTCTTTAATGCAGATGAAGATTCACTCATCTACTCATTTATCAATGGACCAAGTTATCAGGATGATGTCCTGCCACTTTTCTCACCCTGGAACAATGATGCAAAACCAATCACAATTTTGCCCATCACAGCAACATAG
- the LOC109906364 gene encoding butyrophilin subfamily 1 member A1-like isoform X2 translates to MGCFESKTEGEIQSTVDSTTKDKENPSQSETQLKLSPEKDINQARSHEVDVTLDVDTAHPKLKIHGNSLQWIDESPQRNIDIENCFDEEPFVLGKMGSPLKTYWEVNVKEKEDWVLGVAKAMANRKGPLAFSPTNGFWVIRLSNGQRLKAMEDEEHVLDKGIPDKVGIYLDYQERKVTFFNADEDSLIYSFINGPSYQDDVLPLFSPWNNDAKPITILPITAT, encoded by the exons ATGG GATGTTTTGAATCaaaaacagaaggagaga tacagagcaCGGTGGATTCAACAACGAAGG ACAAAGAAAACCCTTCACAGTCAGAAACTCAGCTCAAACTATCTCCAGAAAAAG ATATAAATCAAGCACGCTCACATGAAG TGGATGTTACTCTGGATGTGGACACAGCTCACCCTAAGCTGAAGATACATGGGAACTCACTACAGTGGATAGATGAATCACCACAGAGAAACATTGACATTGAGAACTGTTTTGATGAAGAGCCTTTTGTGTTGGGCAAAATGGGCAGTCCTTTGAAGACTTACTGGGAGGTGAATGTGAAGGAGAAGGAAGACTGGGTGCTTGGCGTTGCCAAGGCAATGGCTAACAGGAAGGGGCCGTTGGCTTTCAGTCCAACTAATGGATTCTGGGTAATCAGACTATCCAATGGGCAAAGACTTAAAGCCATGGAGGATGAAGAACACGTTCTTGACAAAGGTATTCCAGATAAAGTTGGTATCTATCTAGATTATCAGGAAAGGAAGGTGACTTTCTTTAATGCAGATGAAGATTCACTCATCTACTCATTTATCAATGGACCAAGTTATCAGGATGATGTCCTGCCACTTTTCTCACCCTGGAACAATGATGCAAAACCAATCACAATTTTGCCCATCACAGCAACATAG
- the LOC109906361 gene encoding butyrophilin subfamily 1 member A1-like isoform X1 produces the protein MAIATITMVKLLAYTNLNHYPKCMNLPLTTIFITTIVHIPLDQNKPQLFLSFTGCCGSKPEEQSSDSTAEQENPLQTGTQFKPSPKKDASARSIKETAKFDINQARSHEVDVSLDVDTAHPKLKIHGNSLQWTNESPQRKIEVENCFDEEPFVLGKMGSPLKTYWEVNVKEKDDWVLGVAKETADRKGPLAFSPTNGFWVIRLSNGQRLKAMEDEEHVLDKGIPDKVGIYLDYQEKKVTFFNAEEGSLIYSFINGPSYQDDVRPLFSPWNNDAKPITILPITAT, from the exons ATGGCAATAGCCACCATCACCATGGTAAAGTTGCTTGCATATACAAACCTAAATCATTACCCTAAATGCATGAATTTACCCCTGACTACTATATTCATTACAACTATAGTACATATACCACTGGATCAAAATAAGCCAcaactctttctttcttttacaGGATGTTGTGGCTCAAAACCAGAAGAACAGA GTTCTGACTCAACTGCAGAGCAAGAAAACCCTTTACAGACAGGAACTCAGTTCAAACCATCTCCTAAGAAAG ATGCATCAGCAAGATCCATCAAGGAGACTGCAAAGTTCG ATATAAATCAAGCACGCTCACATGAAG TGGATGTTAGTCTGGATGTGGACACTGCTCACCCTAAGCTGAAGATACATGGGAACTCACTACAGTGGACTAATGAATCACCACAGAGAAAAATTGAAGTTGAAAACTGTTTTGATGAAGAGCCTTTTGTGTTGGGCAAAATGGGCAGTCCTTTGAAGACTTACTGGGAGGTGAATGTGAAGGAGAAGGATGACTGGGTGCTTGGCGTTGCCAAGGAAACGGCTGACAGGAAGGGGCCGTTGGCTTTCAGTCCAACTAATGGATTCTGGGTAATCAGACTATCCAATGGGCAAAGACTTAAAGCCATGGAGGATGAAGAACACGTTCTTGACAAAGGTATTCCAGATAAAGTTGGTATCTATCTAGATTATCAGGAAAAGAAGGTGACTTTCTTTAATGCAGAAGAAGGTTCGCTCATCTACTCATTTATCAATGGACCAAGTTATCAGGATGATGTCCGCCCACTTTTCTCACCCTGGAACAACGATGCAAAACCAATCACAATTTTGCCCATCACAGCAACATAG
- the LOC109906364 gene encoding butyrophilin subfamily 1 member A1-like isoform X1, translating into MDICLSKEEHVLFNTTLLYTVQSTVDSTTKDKENPSQSETQLKLSPEKDINQARSHEVDVTLDVDTAHPKLKIHGNSLQWIDESPQRNIDIENCFDEEPFVLGKMGSPLKTYWEVNVKEKEDWVLGVAKAMANRKGPLAFSPTNGFWVIRLSNGQRLKAMEDEEHVLDKGIPDKVGIYLDYQERKVTFFNADEDSLIYSFINGPSYQDDVLPLFSPWNNDAKPITILPITAT; encoded by the exons ATGGATATTTGTCTTTCAAAAGAAGAACATGTATTATTCAACACTACATtactttatacagtacagagcaCGGTGGATTCAACAACGAAGG ACAAAGAAAACCCTTCACAGTCAGAAACTCAGCTCAAACTATCTCCAGAAAAAG ATATAAATCAAGCACGCTCACATGAAG TGGATGTTACTCTGGATGTGGACACAGCTCACCCTAAGCTGAAGATACATGGGAACTCACTACAGTGGATAGATGAATCACCACAGAGAAACATTGACATTGAGAACTGTTTTGATGAAGAGCCTTTTGTGTTGGGCAAAATGGGCAGTCCTTTGAAGACTTACTGGGAGGTGAATGTGAAGGAGAAGGAAGACTGGGTGCTTGGCGTTGCCAAGGCAATGGCTAACAGGAAGGGGCCGTTGGCTTTCAGTCCAACTAATGGATTCTGGGTAATCAGACTATCCAATGGGCAAAGACTTAAAGCCATGGAGGATGAAGAACACGTTCTTGACAAAGGTATTCCAGATAAAGTTGGTATCTATCTAGATTATCAGGAAAGGAAGGTGACTTTCTTTAATGCAGATGAAGATTCACTCATCTACTCATTTATCAATGGACCAAGTTATCAGGATGATGTCCTGCCACTTTTCTCACCCTGGAACAATGATGCAAAACCAATCACAATTTTGCCCATCACAGCAACATAG
- the LOC109906361 gene encoding butyrophilin subfamily 1 member A1-like isoform X2, translating into MAIATITMDVVAQNQKNRVLTQLQSKKTLYRQELSSNHLLRKMHQQDPSRRLQNINQARSHEVDVSLDVDTAHPKLKIHGNSLQWTNESPQRKIEVENCFDEEPFVLGKMGSPLKTYWEVNVKEKDDWVLGVAKETADRKGPLAFSPTNGFWVIRLSNGQRLKAMEDEEHVLDKGIPDKVGIYLDYQEKKVTFFNAEEGSLIYSFINGPSYQDDVRPLFSPWNNDAKPITILPITAT; encoded by the exons ATGGCAATAGCCACCATCACCATG GATGTTGTGGCTCAAAACCAGAAGAACAGA GTTCTGACTCAACTGCAGAGCAAGAAAACCCTTTACAGACAGGAACTCAGTTCAAACCATCTCCTAAGAAAG ATGCATCAGCAAGATCCATCAAGGAGACTGCAAA ATATAAATCAAGCACGCTCACATGAAG TGGATGTTAGTCTGGATGTGGACACTGCTCACCCTAAGCTGAAGATACATGGGAACTCACTACAGTGGACTAATGAATCACCACAGAGAAAAATTGAAGTTGAAAACTGTTTTGATGAAGAGCCTTTTGTGTTGGGCAAAATGGGCAGTCCTTTGAAGACTTACTGGGAGGTGAATGTGAAGGAGAAGGATGACTGGGTGCTTGGCGTTGCCAAGGAAACGGCTGACAGGAAGGGGCCGTTGGCTTTCAGTCCAACTAATGGATTCTGGGTAATCAGACTATCCAATGGGCAAAGACTTAAAGCCATGGAGGATGAAGAACACGTTCTTGACAAAGGTATTCCAGATAAAGTTGGTATCTATCTAGATTATCAGGAAAAGAAGGTGACTTTCTTTAATGCAGAAGAAGGTTCGCTCATCTACTCATTTATCAATGGACCAAGTTATCAGGATGATGTCCGCCCACTTTTCTCACCCTGGAACAACGATGCAAAACCAATCACAATTTTGCCCATCACAGCAACATAG